Proteins encoded together in one Piliocolobus tephrosceles isolate RC106 chromosome 15, ASM277652v3, whole genome shotgun sequence window:
- the LOXL3 gene encoding lysyl oxidase homolog 3 isoform X1: MQQALQAFPTMRPVSVWQWSPWGLLLCLLCSSCLGSPSPSTDPEKRVGSQGLRFRLAGFPRKPYEGRVEIQRAGEWGTICDDDFTLQAAHVLCRELGFTEATGWTHSAKYGPGTGRIWLDNLSCSGTEQSVTECASRGWGNSDCTHDEDAGVICKDQRLPGFSDSNVIEVEHHLQVEEVRIRPAVGWGRRPLPVTEGLVEVRLPDGWSQVCDKGWSAHNSHVVCGMLGFPSEKRVNAAFYRLLAQRQQHSFGLHGVACVGTEAHLSLCSLEFYRANDTARCPGGGPAVVSCVPGPLYAASSGQKKQQQSKPQGEARVRLKGGAHPGEGRVEVLKASTWGTVCDRKWDLHAASVVCRELGFGSAREALSGARMGQGMGAIHLSEVRCSGQELSLWKCPHKNITAEDCSHSQDAGVRCNLPYTGAETRIRLSGGRSQHEGRVEVQIGGPGTLRWGLICGDDWGTLEAMVACRQLGLGYANHGLQETWYWDSGNITEVVMSGVRCTGTELTLDQCAHHGTHITCKRTGTRFTAGVICSETASDLLLHSALVQETAYIEDRPLHMLYCAAEENCLASSARSANWPYGHRRLLRFSSQIHNLGRADFRPKAGRHSWVWHECHGHYHSMDIFTHYDILTPNGTKVAEGHKASFCLEDTECQEDVSKRYECANFGEQGITVGCWDLYRHDIDCQWIDITDVKPGNYILQIVINPNFEVAESDFTNNAMKCNCKYDGHRIWVHNCHIGDAFSEEANRRFERYPGQTSNQII; this comes from the exons ATGCAGCAGGCTCTCCAG GCCTTCCCTACCATGCGACCTGTCAGTGTCTGGCAGTGGAGCCCCTGGGGGCTGCTGCTGTGCCTGCTGTGCAGCTCGTGCTTGGGGTCTCCGTCCCCTTCCACGGACCCTGAGAAGAGGGTCGGGAGCCAGGGGCTGCGGTTCCGGCTGGCCGGCTTCCCCAGGAAGCCCTACGAGGGCCGCGTGGAGATACAGCGAGCTGGTGAATGGGGCACCATCTGCGATGATGACTTCACGCTGCAGGCTGCCCATGTCCTCTGCCGAGAGCTGGGCTTCACAGAGGCCACAGGCTGGACCCACAGTGCCAAATATGGCCCTGGAACTG GCCGCATCTGGCTGGACAACCTGAGCTGCAGTGGGACCGAGCAGAGTGTGACTGAGTGTGCCTCCCGGGGCTGGGGGAACAGTGACTGTACGCACGATGAGGATGCTGGGGTCATCTGCAAGGACCAGCGCCTCCCTGGCTTCTCAGACTCCAATGTCATTGAG GTAGAGCATCACCTGCAAGTGGAGGAGGTGCGAATTCGACCCGCAGTTGGGTGGGGCAGACGACCCCTGCCCGTGACGGAGGGGCTGGTGGAAGTCAGGCTTCCTGACGGCTGGTCGCAAGTGTGCGACAAAGGCTGGAGCGCCCACAACAGCCACGTGGTCTGCGGGATGCTGGGCTTCCCCAGCGAAAAGAGGGTCAACGCGGCCTTCTACAG GCTGCTGGCCCAGCGGCAGCAACACTCCTTTGGTCTGCATGGGGTGGCGTGCGTGGGCACGGAGGCCCACCTCTCCCTCTGTTCCCTGGAGTTCTATCGTGCCAATGACACCGCCAGGTGCCCTGGGGGGGGCCCTGCGGTGGTgagctgtgtgccaggccctctcTACGCAGCGTCCAGTGGCCAGAAGAAGCAACAACAGTCGAAGCCTCAGGGGGAG GCCCGTGTCCGTCTAAAAGGCGGCGCCCACCCTGGAGAGGGCCGGGTAGAAGTCCTGAAGGCCAGCACGTGGGGCACAGTCTGTGACCGCAAGTGGGACCTGCATGCAGCCAGTGTGGTGTGTCGGGAGCTGGGCTTCGGGAGTGCTCGAGAAGCTCTGAGTGGTGCTCGCATGGGGCAGG GCATGGGTGCTATCCACCTGAGTGAAGTTCGCTGCTCTGGACAGGAGCTCTCCCTCTGGAAGTGTCCCCACAAGAACATCACAGCTGAGGATTGTTCGCATAGCCAGGATGCCGGGGTCCGGTGCAATCTACCTTACACTGGGGCGGAGACTAGG ATCCGACTCAGTGGGGGCCGCAGCCAACATGAGGGGCGAGTCGAGGTGCAAATAGGGGGACCTGGGACCCTTCGCTGGGGCCTCATCTGTGGGGATGACTGGGGGACCCTGGAGGCCATGGTGGCCTGTAGGCAACTGGGTCTGGGCTACGCCAACCACGGCCTGCAG GAGACCTGGTACTGGGACTCTGGGAATATAACAGAGGTGGTGATGAGTGGAGTGCGCTGCACAGGGACTGAGCTGACCCTGGATCAGTGTGCCCATCATGGCACCCACATTACTTGCAAGAGGACAGGGACCCGCTTCACTGCTGGAGTCATCTGTTCTGAGA CTGCATCAGATCTGCTGCTGCACTCAGCATTGGTGCAGGAAACCGCCTATATCGAAGACCGGCCCCTGCATATGTTGTACTGTGCTGCGGAAGAGAACTGCCTGGCCAGCTCAGCCCGCTCAGCCAACTGGCCCTATGGTCACCGGCGTCTACTCCGATTCTCCTCCCAGATCCACAACCTGGGACGAGCTGACTTCAGGCCCAAGGCTGGGCGCCACTCCTGGGTGTGGCACGAGTGCCATGG GCATTACCACAGCATGGACATCTTCACTCACTATGATATCCTCACCCCAAATGGCACCAAGGTGGCTGAGGGCCACAAAGCTAGTTTCTGTCTCGAAGACACTGAGTGTCAGGAGG ATGTCTCCAAGAGATATGAGTGTGCCAACTTTGGAGAGCAAGGCATCACCGTGGGTTGCTGGGATCTCTACCGGCATGACATTGACTGTCAGTGGATTGATATCACGGATGTGAAGCCAGGAAACTACATTCTCCAG ATTGTCATCAACCCAAATTTTGAAGTAGCAGAGAGTGACTTTACCAACAATGCAATGAAATGTAACTGCAAATATGATGGACATCGAATCTGGGTGCACAACTGCCACATTG GTGATGCCTTCAGTGAAGAGGCCAACAGGAGGTTTGAACGCTACCCTGGCCAGACCAGCAACCAGATTATCTAA
- the LOXL3 gene encoding lysyl oxidase homolog 3 isoform X3, with product MGQGMGAIHLSEVRCSGQELSLWKCPHKNITAEDCSHSQDAGVRCNLPYTGAETRIRLSGGRSQHEGRVEVQIGGPGTLRWGLICGDDWGTLEAMVACRQLGLGYANHGLQETWYWDSGNITEVVMSGVRCTGTELTLDQCAHHGTHITCKRTGTRFTAGVICSETASDLLLHSALVQETAYIEDRPLHMLYCAAEENCLASSARSANWPYGHRRLLRFSSQIHNLGRADFRPKAGRHSWVWHECHGHYHSMDIFTHYDILTPNGTKVAEGHKASFCLEDTECQEDVSKRYECANFGEQGITVGCWDLYRHDIDCQWIDITDVKPGNYILQIVINPNFEVAESDFTNNAMKCNCKYDGHRIWVHNCHIGDAFSEEANRRFERYPGQTSNQII from the exons ATGGGGCAGG GCATGGGTGCTATCCACCTGAGTGAAGTTCGCTGCTCTGGACAGGAGCTCTCCCTCTGGAAGTGTCCCCACAAGAACATCACAGCTGAGGATTGTTCGCATAGCCAGGATGCCGGGGTCCGGTGCAATCTACCTTACACTGGGGCGGAGACTAGG ATCCGACTCAGTGGGGGCCGCAGCCAACATGAGGGGCGAGTCGAGGTGCAAATAGGGGGACCTGGGACCCTTCGCTGGGGCCTCATCTGTGGGGATGACTGGGGGACCCTGGAGGCCATGGTGGCCTGTAGGCAACTGGGTCTGGGCTACGCCAACCACGGCCTGCAG GAGACCTGGTACTGGGACTCTGGGAATATAACAGAGGTGGTGATGAGTGGAGTGCGCTGCACAGGGACTGAGCTGACCCTGGATCAGTGTGCCCATCATGGCACCCACATTACTTGCAAGAGGACAGGGACCCGCTTCACTGCTGGAGTCATCTGTTCTGAGA CTGCATCAGATCTGCTGCTGCACTCAGCATTGGTGCAGGAAACCGCCTATATCGAAGACCGGCCCCTGCATATGTTGTACTGTGCTGCGGAAGAGAACTGCCTGGCCAGCTCAGCCCGCTCAGCCAACTGGCCCTATGGTCACCGGCGTCTACTCCGATTCTCCTCCCAGATCCACAACCTGGGACGAGCTGACTTCAGGCCCAAGGCTGGGCGCCACTCCTGGGTGTGGCACGAGTGCCATGG GCATTACCACAGCATGGACATCTTCACTCACTATGATATCCTCACCCCAAATGGCACCAAGGTGGCTGAGGGCCACAAAGCTAGTTTCTGTCTCGAAGACACTGAGTGTCAGGAGG ATGTCTCCAAGAGATATGAGTGTGCCAACTTTGGAGAGCAAGGCATCACCGTGGGTTGCTGGGATCTCTACCGGCATGACATTGACTGTCAGTGGATTGATATCACGGATGTGAAGCCAGGAAACTACATTCTCCAG ATTGTCATCAACCCAAATTTTGAAGTAGCAGAGAGTGACTTTACCAACAATGCAATGAAATGTAACTGCAAATATGATGGACATCGAATCTGGGTGCACAACTGCCACATTG GTGATGCCTTCAGTGAAGAGGCCAACAGGAGGTTTGAACGCTACCCTGGCCAGACCAGCAACCAGATTATCTAA
- the LOXL3 gene encoding lysyl oxidase homolog 3 isoform X2 has translation MRPVSVWQWSPWGLLLCLLCSSCLGSPSPSTDPEKRVGSQGLRFRLAGFPRKPYEGRVEIQRAGEWGTICDDDFTLQAAHVLCRELGFTEATGWTHSAKYGPGTGRIWLDNLSCSGTEQSVTECASRGWGNSDCTHDEDAGVICKDQRLPGFSDSNVIEVEHHLQVEEVRIRPAVGWGRRPLPVTEGLVEVRLPDGWSQVCDKGWSAHNSHVVCGMLGFPSEKRVNAAFYRLLAQRQQHSFGLHGVACVGTEAHLSLCSLEFYRANDTARCPGGGPAVVSCVPGPLYAASSGQKKQQQSKPQGEARVRLKGGAHPGEGRVEVLKASTWGTVCDRKWDLHAASVVCRELGFGSAREALSGARMGQGMGAIHLSEVRCSGQELSLWKCPHKNITAEDCSHSQDAGVRCNLPYTGAETRIRLSGGRSQHEGRVEVQIGGPGTLRWGLICGDDWGTLEAMVACRQLGLGYANHGLQETWYWDSGNITEVVMSGVRCTGTELTLDQCAHHGTHITCKRTGTRFTAGVICSETASDLLLHSALVQETAYIEDRPLHMLYCAAEENCLASSARSANWPYGHRRLLRFSSQIHNLGRADFRPKAGRHSWVWHECHGHYHSMDIFTHYDILTPNGTKVAEGHKASFCLEDTECQEDVSKRYECANFGEQGITVGCWDLYRHDIDCQWIDITDVKPGNYILQIVINPNFEVAESDFTNNAMKCNCKYDGHRIWVHNCHIGDAFSEEANRRFERYPGQTSNQII, from the exons ATGCGACCTGTCAGTGTCTGGCAGTGGAGCCCCTGGGGGCTGCTGCTGTGCCTGCTGTGCAGCTCGTGCTTGGGGTCTCCGTCCCCTTCCACGGACCCTGAGAAGAGGGTCGGGAGCCAGGGGCTGCGGTTCCGGCTGGCCGGCTTCCCCAGGAAGCCCTACGAGGGCCGCGTGGAGATACAGCGAGCTGGTGAATGGGGCACCATCTGCGATGATGACTTCACGCTGCAGGCTGCCCATGTCCTCTGCCGAGAGCTGGGCTTCACAGAGGCCACAGGCTGGACCCACAGTGCCAAATATGGCCCTGGAACTG GCCGCATCTGGCTGGACAACCTGAGCTGCAGTGGGACCGAGCAGAGTGTGACTGAGTGTGCCTCCCGGGGCTGGGGGAACAGTGACTGTACGCACGATGAGGATGCTGGGGTCATCTGCAAGGACCAGCGCCTCCCTGGCTTCTCAGACTCCAATGTCATTGAG GTAGAGCATCACCTGCAAGTGGAGGAGGTGCGAATTCGACCCGCAGTTGGGTGGGGCAGACGACCCCTGCCCGTGACGGAGGGGCTGGTGGAAGTCAGGCTTCCTGACGGCTGGTCGCAAGTGTGCGACAAAGGCTGGAGCGCCCACAACAGCCACGTGGTCTGCGGGATGCTGGGCTTCCCCAGCGAAAAGAGGGTCAACGCGGCCTTCTACAG GCTGCTGGCCCAGCGGCAGCAACACTCCTTTGGTCTGCATGGGGTGGCGTGCGTGGGCACGGAGGCCCACCTCTCCCTCTGTTCCCTGGAGTTCTATCGTGCCAATGACACCGCCAGGTGCCCTGGGGGGGGCCCTGCGGTGGTgagctgtgtgccaggccctctcTACGCAGCGTCCAGTGGCCAGAAGAAGCAACAACAGTCGAAGCCTCAGGGGGAG GCCCGTGTCCGTCTAAAAGGCGGCGCCCACCCTGGAGAGGGCCGGGTAGAAGTCCTGAAGGCCAGCACGTGGGGCACAGTCTGTGACCGCAAGTGGGACCTGCATGCAGCCAGTGTGGTGTGTCGGGAGCTGGGCTTCGGGAGTGCTCGAGAAGCTCTGAGTGGTGCTCGCATGGGGCAGG GCATGGGTGCTATCCACCTGAGTGAAGTTCGCTGCTCTGGACAGGAGCTCTCCCTCTGGAAGTGTCCCCACAAGAACATCACAGCTGAGGATTGTTCGCATAGCCAGGATGCCGGGGTCCGGTGCAATCTACCTTACACTGGGGCGGAGACTAGG ATCCGACTCAGTGGGGGCCGCAGCCAACATGAGGGGCGAGTCGAGGTGCAAATAGGGGGACCTGGGACCCTTCGCTGGGGCCTCATCTGTGGGGATGACTGGGGGACCCTGGAGGCCATGGTGGCCTGTAGGCAACTGGGTCTGGGCTACGCCAACCACGGCCTGCAG GAGACCTGGTACTGGGACTCTGGGAATATAACAGAGGTGGTGATGAGTGGAGTGCGCTGCACAGGGACTGAGCTGACCCTGGATCAGTGTGCCCATCATGGCACCCACATTACTTGCAAGAGGACAGGGACCCGCTTCACTGCTGGAGTCATCTGTTCTGAGA CTGCATCAGATCTGCTGCTGCACTCAGCATTGGTGCAGGAAACCGCCTATATCGAAGACCGGCCCCTGCATATGTTGTACTGTGCTGCGGAAGAGAACTGCCTGGCCAGCTCAGCCCGCTCAGCCAACTGGCCCTATGGTCACCGGCGTCTACTCCGATTCTCCTCCCAGATCCACAACCTGGGACGAGCTGACTTCAGGCCCAAGGCTGGGCGCCACTCCTGGGTGTGGCACGAGTGCCATGG GCATTACCACAGCATGGACATCTTCACTCACTATGATATCCTCACCCCAAATGGCACCAAGGTGGCTGAGGGCCACAAAGCTAGTTTCTGTCTCGAAGACACTGAGTGTCAGGAGG ATGTCTCCAAGAGATATGAGTGTGCCAACTTTGGAGAGCAAGGCATCACCGTGGGTTGCTGGGATCTCTACCGGCATGACATTGACTGTCAGTGGATTGATATCACGGATGTGAAGCCAGGAAACTACATTCTCCAG ATTGTCATCAACCCAAATTTTGAAGTAGCAGAGAGTGACTTTACCAACAATGCAATGAAATGTAACTGCAAATATGATGGACATCGAATCTGGGTGCACAACTGCCACATTG GTGATGCCTTCAGTGAAGAGGCCAACAGGAGGTTTGAACGCTACCCTGGCCAGACCAGCAACCAGATTATCTAA
- the LOC116418465 gene encoding uncharacterized protein LOC116418465 encodes MQVEGLGFAKRDSGKLQDFQESRGLTHAPGDGPGREGAPCLLAPFGHRAPPSLGPQTLGAQPARDTPRRCLPGAAASLLNSELAGRRRQRWNRPRAWVWPREAGTRPGPRNPPTHPGVGHERAGPSLVPISGTPLGHLSWSHKISQLSSFAPASIFSRASRPPGPPVPRTCSDVSQGYLSGSTPIPARSARCPRPLTCRRPR; translated from the coding sequence ATGCAGGTGGAGGGGTTGGGCTTCGCCAAAAGAGATTCTGGGAAACTCCAGGACTTCCAGGAGTCCCGAGGGCTCACACACGCGCCCGGGGACGGCCCAGGCAGAGAGGGGGCGCCGTGTCTCCTGGCGCCTTTCGGCCACCGTGCGCCGCCGTCCCTGGGTCCCCAGACCCTGGGCGCCCAGCCCGCGCGGGACACACCCAGGCGCTGCCTCCCAGGGGCTGCCGCGTCCTTGCTGAACTCGGAACTCGCTGGCCGGCGACGCCAGCGTTGGAATCGCCCCAGGGCCTGGGTGTGGCCTCGCGAGGCCGGCACGCGCCCGGGACCGAGGAATCCGCCTACCCACCCAGGCGTTGGCCACGAGAGAGCGGGACCCTCACTGGTCCCCATTTCAGGTACTCCCTTGGGGCACCTTTCGTGGTCCCACAAGATTTCCCAACTCTCCAGCTTTGCACCGGCCTCCATATTTTCCCGCGCGTCTCGACCCCCGGGTCCTCCTGTGCCCCGGACCTGCTCAGATGTCTCCCAAGGCTATTTATCAGGGAGCACCCCAATCCCGGCCCGCTCCGCCCGATGCCCGCGGCCCCTCACCTGTAGAAGGCCGCGTTGA
- the DOK1 gene encoding docking protein 1 isoform X1, protein MDGAVMEGPLFLQSQRFGTKRWRKTWAVLYPASPHGVARLEFFDHKGSSSGGGRGSSRRLDCKVIRLAECVSVAPVTVETPPEPGATAFRLDTAQRSHLLAADAPSSAAWVQTLCRNAFPKGSWTLAPSDNPPKLSALEMLENSLYSPTWEGSQFWVTVQRTEAAERCGLHGSYMLRVETERLTLLTMGAQSQILEPLLSWPYTLLRRYGRDKVMFSFEAGRRCPSGPGTFTFQTAQGNDIFQAVETAIHRQKAQGKAGQGHDVLRADSHEGEVAEGKLPSPPGPQELLDSPPALYAEPLDSLRIAPCPSQDSLYSDPLDSTPARAGEGVQRKKPLYWDLYEHAQQQLLKAKLTDPKEDPIYDEPEGLAPVPSQGLYDLPREPKDAWWCQARVKEEGYELPYNPATDDYAVPPPRSTKPVPAPKPEPGTATGSGSKSYNSALYSQVHKSGASGGWDCELSRVGTDKTGVKSEGST, encoded by the exons ATGGACGGCGCAGTGATGGAAGGGCCGCTGTTTTTGCAGAGTCAGCGCTTTGGGACCAAG AGGTGGAGGAAGACCTGGGCCGTGCTCTACCCGGCCAGTCCTCACGGCGTAGCGCGGCTCGAGTTCTTTGACCATAAAGGGTCGAGCTCTGGGGGTGGCCGAGGGAGCTCGCGCCGCCTGGACTGCAAGGTGATCCGTCTGGCTGAGTGTGTGAGTGTGGCCCCTGTTACCGTGGAGACCCCGCCTGAGCCCGGCGCCACTGCCTTCCGCCTGGACACTGCTCAGCGCTCGCACTTGCTGGCGGCCGACGCGCCGTCCAGTGCAGCCTGGGTGCAGACGCTGTGCCGAAACGCCTTTCCG AAAGGCAGCTGGACTCTGGCGCCTTCCGATAACCCACCTAAGCTTTCTGCCTTGGAGATGCTGGAGAACTCCTTGTACAGCCCCACCTGGGAAG GATCCCAATTCTGGGTAACGGTGCAGAGGACTGAGGCCGCCGAGCGCTGTGGCCTGCATGGCTCCTACATGCTGAGGGTGGAGACTGAGAGGCTGACTCTCCTGACCATGGGGGCCCAGAGTCAGATACTGGAGCCGCTCCTGTCCTGGCCCTACACTCTGTTGCGTCGCTATGGCCGGGACAAG GTCATGTTCTCTTTCGAGGCCGGCCGCCGCTGCCCCTCAGGCCCTGGAACCTTCACCTTCCAGACGGCACAGGGAAATGACATCTTCCAGGCAGTTGAGACTGCCATCCACCGGCAGAAGGCCCAGGGAAAGGCCGGACAGGGGCACGATGTTCTCAGAGCTGACTCCCATGAAGGGGAGGTGGCAGAGGGGAAGTTGCCTTCCCCACCTGGCCCCCAAGAGCTCCTTGACAGCCCCCCAGCCCTGTACGCTGAGCCCTTAGACTCCTTGCGAATTGCTCCGTGCCCTTCCCAGGACTCCCTATACTCAGACCCCTTGGACAGCACCCCTGCTCGGGCAGGAGAGGGAGTGCAACGGAAGAAACCTCTCTATTGGGACTTGTATGAACATGCGCAGCAGCAGTTGCTGAAGGCCAAGCTGACGGACCCCAAAGAGGACCCCATCTATGATGAACCTGAAGGCTTGGCCCCAGTCCCTTCCCAGGGCCTTTATGATCTGCCTCGGGAGCCCAAGGATGCATGGTGGTGCCAAGCCCGGGTGAAGGAGGAGGGCTATGAGCTCCCCTACAACCCTGCCACTGATGACTATGCTGTGCCACCCCCTCGGAGCACAAAGCCCGTCCCTGCTCCCAAGCCTGAACCTGGTACTGCAACTGGCAGTGGCAGCAAAAGCTACAACTCAGCCCTGTACAGCCAGGTCCATAAAAGCGGGGCCTCGGGGGGCTGGGACTGTGAGCTCTCTAGAGTAGGGACTGACAAGACTGGGGTCAAGTCAGAGGGCTCTACCTGA
- the DOK1 gene encoding docking protein 1 isoform X2, with protein sequence MDGAVMEGPLFLQSQRFGTKRWRKTWAVLYPASPHGVARLEFFDHKGSSSGGGRGSSRRLDCKVIRLAECVSVAPVTVETPPEPGATAFRLDTAQRSHLLAADAPSSAAWVQTLCRNAFPKGSWTLAPSDNPPKLSALEMLENSLYSPTWEGHVLFRGRPPLPLRPWNLHLPDGTGK encoded by the exons ATGGACGGCGCAGTGATGGAAGGGCCGCTGTTTTTGCAGAGTCAGCGCTTTGGGACCAAG AGGTGGAGGAAGACCTGGGCCGTGCTCTACCCGGCCAGTCCTCACGGCGTAGCGCGGCTCGAGTTCTTTGACCATAAAGGGTCGAGCTCTGGGGGTGGCCGAGGGAGCTCGCGCCGCCTGGACTGCAAGGTGATCCGTCTGGCTGAGTGTGTGAGTGTGGCCCCTGTTACCGTGGAGACCCCGCCTGAGCCCGGCGCCACTGCCTTCCGCCTGGACACTGCTCAGCGCTCGCACTTGCTGGCGGCCGACGCGCCGTCCAGTGCAGCCTGGGTGCAGACGCTGTGCCGAAACGCCTTTCCG AAAGGCAGCTGGACTCTGGCGCCTTCCGATAACCCACCTAAGCTTTCTGCCTTGGAGATGCTGGAGAACTCCTTGTACAGCCCCACCTGGGAAG GTCATGTTCTCTTTCGAGGCCGGCCGCCGCTGCCCCTCAGGCCCTGGAACCTTCACCTTCCAGACGGCACAGGGAAATGA